A window of Gossypium raimondii isolate GPD5lz chromosome 7, ASM2569854v1, whole genome shotgun sequence genomic DNA:
ATTAGAGAAGAGCAAAGAAATGAGCTTTAACTGCTGCTGCAATACCATGACTTAACCCCctatttcaatcatataaatattcacTCGCTTACATTCTATCTTGTTGGACCACAATTTGAAGTTTTTACCACAATAGAGGTGTAATCAAGCTGAGCAAGTTGAACTTATATCGAGCAGTAAGAAGCTCAAGCTCAACCCAGAATTCAAGGATAAAAGCCAATCGAGTTTCACTTTTAAAGTTTGAGATCAAGATAAAAATCAAACTAGTTGAGCTCGTTCAATTAAGCTCATTTACTTGGTAAAGATATGCTCAGTTTTGAACTCAATTATTCATGCTCAAGTTCAAATTAAGATTTtctaatactaattaaaaaataaagtacatAAACATAAACTTGAGCAGCTCAAAGGTAAGTATTACGATACTCGAATTTAGCACAATCGATAACTTGAGCTGCTCAAGTTTAATTCCACAATGACTAAGCCGAATTTGAAGCTTTTAGAACCAAACCCAAGTAACTTTGAGCACAGGATCTCGTGTACACGCTTATGCCATACTTATTTAAACGTAATATGGAAATCACCTCTTCCACAACATATTTTTGGAAACAAAGCAGGCATTGAAGACCAGAGAAAGAAGAGAGACATACCTGCAGCTTCAGTTGCATGAGTTCCAGGTGCAACCCTTATATCCATCTAAACACAATAAAGAACAGTCATGAGCATCTAAAAGGGAGAGTCAGAAAAAGATGGCAAGAATTTGAAAAGAGAATCTGCTGAATAAGAaccatatataatttatatgatcaATAGAATACCCAAACATAATCTATAGGAACTAATAACTCCATATTGTTCAATGGGATTGTTAATGAACAAAACATGCAGATGCAGCCAACTTTGTGAAACAGGGTTTTTCCTATAGGAAATTGTTAGGAACTTGTCATTAATCAATTCATTTACTTGACATCTCATCAGATTTGAACCATTTAACCATCAGTTGAGGTATATGATTGCAATGATAAGGCCCCACACGTGGGCAGTATAAAAAGAATGAGCAAAGGGCTTCACAAATCACCATATTCGGCAAAACATCAAGTCAGAGTTTCCCGCTCCGTTTACAACAAAATTCAGTCACAAACTAGTCCAGCAGCAAACTTAAAAGTATCAATAAGCTCATGGAAGAAAACCCCAATGGAATCTTAGTAGTTAGTGATATTTCTGAAGCAAAACAAGAAGCTCAGATCAATGTATCATATCTAATAagatagaattcaaaattttaggtctCAGACTTCAGTTATCAAGATGGACGAAATGATAAACAAATTTTCAGGTATTCAACAATAGAAGTAATGATTTACTTTCCATTTCAGGGAACAAATCCAGCAAATTACTAATATTCCACTTTCTTCTTCCCAATTTTCTACCATCCAATTACTAAACTTTAAATCAAGGGCACCAAACATTGTTTCAACTAAGTTCTTAACCAATGCAAAACAAGGAAACAAAGATTGACTTTACATAAGTCATACAGCACTAGAAATGACATGTTagctcaaaacataaaaaaggcAATACCTTGTAGCGAGAAGGAAGACTCCTCATAAGTTTGACTCTCAAGCAAAGACCAATAACCGTAGCCATACTACAATGTTCAACCGTAGGAGTAAATGTGACCCTGAATAAGGAACAAATGAATAAGAAAAAGATTTGCTTAAACTGATATGACAGATAAAAAGCGAGAATAAGAGATAATTTGATCATCGTACCTAACATAACTTCGCTCGTTATCAACTTCAATAGCATCTTCAGTTATTACTTTAAGCTCTTCCAAAGAATAGGGATGTTCAGGATCCTTTATATCTCTAATATGATTTAAGAATgttaagaaaatcaaaataacttGCTCCCCATAATATGATGTAAATATGGAAAGCATTAACTCGATTGATGGAAATTCTTTACACAGAACGATAACAATAAGTTGCATAAACTAAAAGGAACTAATAAACAATAGAGcgattaaaaaaaaacaaaaaagaggatatcaaaaatttctAGTTGGTCAATAGGTTCAACAGCGTATTCATCAGGTACAACTGCTTCGTTACGAACCCGCCGCTCTTTCTTCTCGTACACAATAGGGTTTGCATTTATTAAACCAGACACCATAATTTCTGAATCAATCAAAGAAAACTGTTAATTTCAACCTTCGTTACCCGAACTCGGCAATTTGGGGGTGACTTACCCGTGTCGGATACGGGTCGGATCCGGGAAAAACCAGCGGACACGGCGGCGGTAGAAGGGAAGAAAAACACAATTGATTTGCAGAGACGAGAGAGAGAAGAGATGGACGATGGTAggagaaagatgatgatagaagaaagagaagaattCACAAATAAAGGAGcaaaatattagggtttaataaaGGCAAACGTTCATGAGAGTTCCCCGTCGCCGTGGGACTATCATtccaaaatcaatttaatccctatattatctaaaaaattaaataaatttaaattacattagagttaatatttattatataaaaaatattcttaaaattatatttttaattatagttggatctcaaataaaaattttcacttttaaaaatattaattttgttaaatgatattttttaaaacaataattttaaacctatttttattttattttattttattccttttaataatataggaattaaattaatttatttaatattagagaaactaatttaatacattctctaaaataaaaatatctcttTAACTGCTTTCtctttaattatgtaacttttttttcatttaggtatttaaattttcattctcttatatattttgttcatatcTTACTTACATTTAAAAAGAACTTGTTATCcaatgattaaaaaataaaagtaatttcatttttagaatttatggtaagaataatTGGTTAACGAGAGAAATTTTTCCTATCATCTTTGTTTTCAGATGATTAAGAACATGAAAAAATCGTTTCATCTTTGTTTTCTGCAAtcttaaatttttgttcttcTCTTTATGAGATTCGAAAAACAAATTAGAAGAAATCTATTCCTCAAaagtcaaatattttaaatcgaGTTTGAAATTGTTGAATGTGTCCATTAGAAACCCTAACTTGTTGTACTTGAGTTGGGTATTTTGAACCCATAttgatttcatttgttttcGAAGTGATTTggaactttaaaattcaaactaaattaactttaaaccaaattaagtctttATACACATGCCATAGTTTAATGCCAAGTAGAATCAATTATtggattataaattttaaaatcacaaTCAATGACACGATGCTcccaaattaaagtttaaacttGTCGACAAGTTTTAGACCTATGTGTTTTAAACCATTAACGCATTAAACTCGTAGAGCTTAGTAAGCACACTAAGATTTCCCTAATTTATTAATTCTTGTAACTTATTTTGAGTCTTATtccaattataaaattacacatgTTATGGGTCATTAGTCAAAAAAAAGCTTAAATTCTCTTTACTTAAAAATTCATTCATTATGGCTTAAGACATCCAAGAATGTTTTCAAATCATTAATCACTTTATATGCCTAccaacatattaataattttctcatgtattaagtaaatatgcTAGTTATTCTCTTCTTCACTCATGTATTCCATCAATTATTCATTTCTATTAACCCGAATAATCAAACTGAAATTGTTAAGATGGGATgatttgacttttaaaattgtGTAGATGTTATTGTTTCAATCAAGTTTAAgagtttaaaattgtttttgaacTTTGTCTAAAATATTCTAAGTGTTCAAAATAGCTTTTATGCTTTCAACTTTATTaactctttgttttaaaataaattttcatttaaaatatttaacaactaAGTTACGTGTtcatttaatcacataatatatttatattcatttcatTTACAATAATAAACACTTAGCACATACCACTTTTATTTCGATTATAGCAAGACATGTTCACTTGTAATTTTATTAGCCAAATTTTAAGCATTTCACTCTTAGTGAACTTCAATAAAATAAGACTTTGATACTGAAATTCTAACCAAGCACTATACAAAATGAG
This region includes:
- the LOC105794151 gene encoding protein AE7, encoding MVSGLINANPIVYEKKERRVRNEAVVPDEYAVEPIDQLEIFDHIRDIKDPEHPYSLEELKVITEDAIEVDNERSYVRVTFTPTVEHCSMATVIGLCLRVKLMRSLPSRYKMDIRVAPGTHATEAAVNKQLNDKERVAAALENPNLLDMVDECLAPSYA